One segment of Arcanobacterium phocae DNA contains the following:
- a CDS encoding carbohydrate kinase family protein translates to MSFMVIGESLLDDVQRDHTHTTHPGGSPLNVALGLARLERSVTLVTRIGNDDAGTDIAHFLTAAGVKLYPGSVDNRPTSVAYAQLDEFGNASYTFDLLSDYPMPRCDADVTKPRLVHIGSIGAHQEPGATTLRKWLECLDGHSTVSYDPNVRMALMGPREKLVAEVDELMPYIDVVKASIEDMKEILGPTTPEQSAEFFLERGAQLVVITRGAEGLNLATPEADIHVPAVNVGVVDTVGAGDALMAALIDGLARMSVLGDEDGEALRSISRQGLASLGAYAAAAAGITVGQPGSHLPSREELAKSTELYSPDNGF, encoded by the coding sequence ATGTCCTTTATGGTTATCGGAGAATCACTCCTCGACGACGTCCAACGGGACCACACCCACACCACTCATCCCGGTGGTTCGCCGCTGAACGTGGCTTTGGGGTTGGCTCGTCTGGAACGTAGCGTCACCCTTGTGACTAGGATTGGGAACGACGACGCCGGCACGGACATCGCACATTTCCTTACTGCGGCAGGTGTAAAACTCTATCCTGGGTCCGTTGATAATCGGCCAACGTCAGTTGCCTACGCACAGCTAGATGAATTCGGGAACGCCTCATATACGTTCGATCTGCTTTCGGACTATCCGATGCCCCGATGCGATGCTGACGTGACAAAACCACGGCTCGTACATATCGGGTCGATTGGTGCACATCAAGAACCGGGCGCAACCACGTTACGGAAGTGGTTGGAGTGCTTAGACGGCCACTCTACTGTTTCTTATGATCCGAACGTGCGTATGGCGCTGATGGGGCCGCGCGAAAAGCTAGTGGCAGAAGTCGATGAGCTTATGCCGTATATCGACGTCGTCAAGGCTTCTATCGAGGATATGAAAGAAATACTCGGACCTACTACTCCAGAACAGAGTGCTGAATTCTTCTTAGAACGCGGAGCTCAACTAGTTGTTATTACCCGTGGTGCAGAAGGGCTCAACCTTGCCACCCCCGAAGCTGATATTCATGTGCCAGCAGTTAATGTGGGCGTTGTTGATACGGTTGGTGCTGGCGATGCGCTAATGGCGGCACTTATTGATGGTCTTGCGCGGATGAGCGTTCTCGGCGACGAAGACGGCGAAGCATTGCGCTCAATCTCACGGCAAGGCTTGGCCTCGTTGGGTGCTTATGCGGCGGCAGCAGCAGGAATTACTGTTGGACAGCCTGGTTCACACCTGCCGAGCCGAGAAGAATTAGCAAAATCGACGGAGCTTTACTCGCCAGATAACGGCTTCTAA
- a CDS encoding 4-hydroxy-3-methylbut-2-enyl diphosphate reductase has protein sequence MAGASAFPTEISSAPNSDGKRILIATPRGYCAGVDRAVDTVEKALELYGPPVYVRKEIVHNKFVVETLTKRGAIFVHDTDDVPVGARVVFSAHGVAPAVHEAAEQRMLQTIDATCPLVTKVHKQAVRFADQDYDILLIGHSGHEEVEGTQGEAPSHIQVVNGPEDVANVDVRDPDRVVWISQTTLSVDETMKTVDLLRKRFPNLINPPSDDICYATQNRQGSVKKMAPECDVVIVVGSANSSNSVRLVEVAVEAGAGSAYRVDKAAELDQAWLKDAQTIGVTSGASVPEILVRDVVEQLKTWGFTSVEPVSTVQEDVHFSLPKNLRGELKATGVDVDRPHKARDTSTARQRSTARSTGRLAGE, from the coding sequence TTGGCGGGTGCTTCGGCTTTTCCAACGGAGATTTCTTCTGCTCCTAACTCGGACGGTAAACGTATTTTGATTGCGACTCCGCGCGGGTATTGTGCGGGGGTTGACCGGGCTGTAGATACGGTAGAAAAAGCGCTTGAGTTGTATGGTCCGCCGGTCTATGTGCGTAAAGAGATTGTGCACAACAAGTTTGTGGTTGAGACGTTGACGAAGCGTGGCGCTATTTTTGTGCATGATACGGATGATGTTCCGGTTGGTGCTCGGGTTGTTTTTTCGGCTCATGGGGTGGCGCCGGCTGTTCATGAGGCGGCTGAGCAACGCATGTTGCAGACCATCGATGCGACGTGTCCGCTAGTGACGAAGGTACATAAGCAGGCGGTACGTTTTGCGGATCAGGATTATGACATTTTGTTGATTGGCCATTCTGGACATGAAGAGGTTGAGGGTACTCAAGGCGAGGCTCCTAGTCACATCCAGGTTGTTAATGGCCCAGAGGATGTTGCGAATGTTGACGTTCGTGATCCAGACCGGGTGGTGTGGATTTCGCAGACGACGTTGTCTGTTGATGAAACGATGAAGACGGTGGATTTGCTGCGCAAGCGGTTCCCGAATTTGATCAATCCGCCAAGTGATGACATTTGCTATGCCACACAGAATCGCCAAGGATCAGTGAAGAAGATGGCTCCCGAATGCGATGTTGTTATTGTGGTGGGCTCGGCTAATTCGTCTAACTCGGTTCGTCTGGTTGAGGTTGCTGTGGAAGCCGGGGCTGGTTCGGCTTATCGGGTTGATAAGGCAGCTGAACTCGATCAGGCATGGCTGAAAGATGCGCAAACCATTGGTGTTACCTCTGGTGCGTCAGTCCCAGAAATTTTGGTGCGCGATGTTGTGGAACAACTGAAAACATGGGGCTTCACGTCTGTTGAGCCGGTGTCTACCGTGCAAGAGGACGTACATTTCTCGTTACCTAAGAATCTGCGTGGCGAGTTGAAAGCAACGGGCGTTGACGTTGATCGGCCACATAAGGCACGTGACACCAGCACGGCCCGGCAGCGATCAACGGCACGTAGCACCGGTAGGCTTGCCGGCGAATAG
- the msrA gene encoding peptide-methionine (S)-S-oxide reductase MsrA — translation MITKDQALPDNPNPVLPSPKPHTVLGTDILAEPEVGQQVIYLAGGCYWGVEEIMWQLPGVVSTAVGFMGGFTANPTYRQTCTGLTGHTETVRVVCEDAALGQVVKTFWEMHDPTSLNRQGNDVGTQYRSAIFVTTAQQQALVEESIAQYSRVLHDAGKGEIVTEVRTALDAGPFYPAEDEHQQYLDKNPFGYRCHAATGMPCPMPGSGPLATPSPTDSPSFINLD, via the coding sequence ATGATAACGAAAGATCAAGCATTACCAGATAACCCGAATCCGGTCCTTCCATCCCCAAAGCCACACACTGTGCTAGGTACGGACATCTTGGCCGAGCCTGAAGTTGGCCAGCAAGTTATTTACCTTGCTGGCGGTTGCTATTGGGGTGTGGAAGAGATCATGTGGCAACTGCCTGGCGTTGTCAGCACTGCAGTTGGCTTTATGGGTGGTTTTACTGCTAATCCCACATACCGTCAAACATGTACTGGGCTCACTGGTCATACCGAAACTGTGCGAGTAGTGTGCGAGGATGCCGCTCTTGGACAGGTCGTTAAGACGTTTTGGGAAATGCATGACCCGACGTCGTTGAACCGTCAGGGGAACGACGTCGGGACACAGTATCGGTCCGCGATTTTCGTGACGACGGCGCAGCAACAGGCCCTCGTGGAAGAATCGATTGCGCAATACAGTCGGGTGCTACACGATGCTGGAAAAGGCGAGATTGTTACCGAAGTACGAACAGCGCTGGATGCTGGACCGTTCTATCCTGCGGAGGATGAGCATCAGCAGTATTTGGATAAGAATCCGTTCGGGTACCGGTGTCATGCGGCCACGGGGATGCCGTGTCCTATGCCGGGTAGTGGTCCCTTAGCTACACCGTCTCCAACCGATTCTCCGTCTTTCATTAATCTTGATTAG
- a CDS encoding isoprenyl transferase, which translates to MFANDFLYRIYERRLLREINPQQIPHHVGIILDGNRRWAKALGTPAAHGHRRGADHISEVLSWVQEAGVSIVTLWMLSTDNLQRSAAEIRELLAIIVGAVEHLAKNPSWQIRILGDLELLPQQAAHALRTAAEKSEGHTGMVVNVAIGYGGRQEITRAVQDYLREQAASGASLEDVAQSISVDAITNHIYTKGQPDPDLIIRTSGEQRMSGFMLWQTVHTELYFCETYWPDFRRIDFLRALRDFSVRERRKGK; encoded by the coding sequence ATGTTCGCGAACGATTTTCTTTACCGTATTTATGAACGACGATTGCTTCGTGAAATCAATCCACAACAGATCCCACACCACGTTGGAATCATTCTTGACGGCAATCGCAGATGGGCAAAAGCCCTGGGAACACCTGCCGCGCACGGTCACCGGCGGGGTGCGGACCACATCTCAGAAGTCCTAAGCTGGGTGCAGGAAGCCGGCGTTTCAATCGTCACATTGTGGATGCTCAGTACCGATAATCTGCAACGTTCCGCAGCGGAAATTCGCGAACTACTCGCCATTATTGTTGGGGCGGTAGAACACCTAGCAAAAAACCCGTCGTGGCAGATTCGCATTTTAGGGGATCTCGAACTTCTCCCACAACAAGCCGCCCATGCGTTACGCACTGCTGCAGAAAAGTCCGAAGGCCACACCGGAATGGTCGTCAACGTAGCAATCGGTTATGGCGGCCGTCAAGAAATCACGCGCGCCGTGCAAGATTATTTGCGCGAACAAGCTGCTTCGGGCGCTTCCCTCGAAGACGTCGCACAGTCAATTAGCGTTGACGCGATCACGAATCACATCTACACCAAGGGCCAGCCTGATCCTGACCTCATCATCCGTACCTCTGGCGAACAGCGTATGAGCGGCTTCATGCTCTGGCAGACCGTTCACACTGAACTTTATTTCTGTGAAACCTACTGGCCAGACTTCCGGCGCATCGACTTCTTGCGTGCGTTGCGCGATTTCTCGGTTCGAGAGCGTCGCAAGGGAAAATAG
- a CDS encoding Bax inhibitor-1/YccA family protein, translating into MSNPVMSRNPYFTGQAQRPNQFDQAGFAQQQVPTQPVSAFDARPADGRMTYTDAMNKTALLLGVTVVAGILAAFIVPLPSMPAVALISSLAAFGVGMVAAFKPMVSPALAIGYAALEGVALGSITAAFNIFYPGIAFQAILATAVIVAVTLGLHYSGAVRTTPRGRKMVFVIAIGYLVFTFVNMILVGTGLLDGFGLRSGTIGLVIGAVMIVVAAYMLIADFEQVNEAIKNGAPANFAWTTALAIVMTILWIYIEVLRILAILADNR; encoded by the coding sequence ATGAGCAACCCAGTAATGTCTCGTAATCCTTATTTTACCGGGCAGGCACAGCGACCGAACCAGTTCGATCAGGCTGGTTTTGCTCAGCAGCAGGTTCCTACGCAGCCGGTATCGGCATTCGATGCGCGTCCGGCTGATGGCCGTATGACATACACGGATGCCATGAACAAAACAGCGTTACTCCTCGGTGTAACAGTTGTTGCTGGAATCCTTGCCGCATTCATCGTCCCACTTCCATCGATGCCGGCAGTTGCACTGATCTCTAGCCTGGCGGCTTTTGGCGTCGGCATGGTAGCCGCATTCAAGCCGATGGTTTCGCCCGCATTGGCTATTGGTTATGCAGCGCTCGAAGGTGTGGCCCTCGGTTCGATCACTGCCGCATTTAATATTTTCTATCCTGGAATCGCATTCCAAGCAATCCTTGCTACTGCAGTGATTGTTGCCGTGACATTGGGTCTTCACTATTCTGGTGCAGTCCGCACAACTCCGCGTGGACGCAAGATGGTGTTCGTCATAGCAATCGGATACTTGGTTTTCACCTTCGTCAACATGATTCTCGTAGGTACTGGTCTCCTCGACGGTTTCGGATTGCGTTCTGGTACCATCGGGTTGGTCATTGGAGCAGTAATGATTGTTGTTGCTGCATACATGCTTATCGCTGATTTTGAGCAGGTAAACGAAGCAATCAAGAATGGTGCCCCAGCTAACTTTGCTTGGACAACCGCACTAGCAATCGTGATGACGATCTTGTGGATCTACATTGAGGTCCTTCGGATTCTCGCTATTTTAGCTGATAACCGCTAA
- the xseA gene encoding exodeoxyribonuclease VII large subunit, which produces MAAHEPVAVPATLPQMARETSPESPWPLRLLNAKIAEYIARMSRLWVEGEIITLTRRPGAKVQFFTLADLEEKSSITCKIFSHALPEGIQSGSRVIVCAKPDFWAGNGSLSLHVDDVRTVGLGDILARIEALKNKLAAEGFFAASRKKPLPFLPRSIGLIVGRNTKARHDVEVNARARWASAQFKVREVVVQGPTAVSEMIPALEELDAIADVDVIVIARGGGSVEDLLPFSDERLLRAVATAKTPVVSAIGHETDNPLLDYVADFRASTPTDAARSIVPDVTEEHTNLVHALRRGRIAVEALLSRARTDLDTQRSRPALAHPETLIESRELDLEQLQQWLHNNLDRQLTRHTATIDATLARLRTLSPLATLKRGYAVLRNDSGVVTSVNNVATGQPLTAQLSDGILSATITASERTDS; this is translated from the coding sequence ATGGCAGCACATGAACCCGTTGCCGTGCCGGCTACCTTGCCGCAGATGGCACGTGAAACCTCTCCGGAATCACCATGGCCATTGCGTTTGCTTAACGCGAAAATAGCTGAATATATCGCCAGGATGTCACGGCTATGGGTCGAGGGTGAAATTATTACGCTCACGCGCCGCCCCGGCGCCAAAGTTCAATTCTTTACCCTTGCTGACCTAGAAGAAAAATCGTCTATCACCTGCAAAATTTTCAGCCACGCACTACCCGAAGGAATCCAGTCCGGTTCCCGCGTAATTGTGTGTGCGAAACCAGATTTTTGGGCTGGAAACGGCAGCCTGTCACTTCATGTTGATGATGTGCGCACGGTCGGACTAGGCGATATTCTGGCTCGGATCGAAGCGCTGAAAAACAAGCTCGCCGCCGAAGGATTCTTCGCAGCAAGCCGAAAGAAACCGCTTCCTTTTCTTCCCAGATCTATCGGCTTGATCGTTGGCCGAAATACCAAAGCGCGTCACGACGTCGAAGTCAATGCTCGCGCCCGCTGGGCAAGCGCCCAATTCAAAGTCCGCGAAGTCGTTGTTCAAGGGCCAACCGCCGTATCAGAGATGATTCCTGCACTCGAAGAACTCGACGCAATCGCCGACGTCGATGTCATCGTTATTGCTCGCGGTGGTGGGTCTGTTGAGGATCTCCTCCCATTCTCAGACGAACGCCTACTTCGGGCGGTAGCCACCGCAAAGACTCCAGTTGTTTCCGCTATCGGCCACGAGACCGACAATCCGTTGCTAGACTACGTAGCTGATTTTCGCGCCTCAACCCCCACCGATGCCGCCCGCTCGATCGTCCCAGACGTCACCGAAGAACACACCAACTTAGTGCACGCACTACGCCGCGGCCGAATCGCCGTCGAAGCACTGCTGTCCCGAGCTCGCACGGATCTAGATACGCAACGATCCCGGCCTGCGCTGGCCCATCCCGAAACACTCATCGAAAGCCGCGAACTCGATTTAGAACAACTTCAGCAGTGGCTTCACAACAACCTCGATCGGCAACTTACCCGGCACACTGCCACCATCGACGCCACACTGGCTCGCTTGCGCACGCTCTCTCCTTTAGCCACGCTCAAACGCGGGTATGCTGTACTACGCAACGACTCCGGCGTCGTCACTTCTGTCAACAATGTCGCCACCGGGCAACCGCTCACCGCCCAACTTTCCGATGGAATCCTGAGTGCAACCATCACTGCGTCAGAAAGGACTGACTCATGA
- the greA gene encoding transcription elongation factor GreA — translation MAEKTWLSQETYDRLSAELEYLKTTGRTEIATKIEEARSEGDLRENGGYHAAREEQSKMEGRIQELQYLLEHAEVGDAPQQVTEVAPGLVITAEVNGRQKKFLLGSREAADFVDIDVYPETAPLGSAIMGKKIGEETSYTAPNGKEFTVKVLGIEAFQG, via the coding sequence ATGGCTGAAAAAACATGGCTCTCACAAGAAACCTACGATCGTTTGAGCGCCGAGCTAGAGTATTTGAAAACTACTGGCCGTACTGAAATTGCGACGAAGATCGAAGAAGCTCGTTCTGAAGGCGATCTTCGCGAAAATGGTGGCTATCATGCTGCACGCGAAGAGCAGTCAAAGATGGAAGGGCGCATTCAAGAGCTTCAATATCTACTTGAGCATGCCGAAGTTGGCGATGCTCCACAGCAGGTTACGGAAGTTGCCCCGGGTCTAGTTATCACTGCTGAGGTCAATGGTCGGCAGAAGAAATTCCTCCTCGGTTCGCGCGAAGCTGCTGATTTCGTTGACATTGATGTCTACCCTGAAACAGCTCCACTTGGTTCTGCGATTATGGGCAAGAAGATTGGTGAGGAGACGTCCTACACTGCACCAAACGGTAAAGAATTTACTGTGAAAGTTCTCGGTATCGAAGCATTCCAAGGCTAG
- a CDS encoding exodeoxyribonuclease VII small subunit, protein MNPQTAEELDDAVAAYSYEEARSQLVDIVARLEQGNIPLEEALELWERGEALARRCETWLTTARERLAQAQQRTDDALATNQGEN, encoded by the coding sequence ATGAACCCACAAACCGCCGAGGAACTCGACGACGCCGTAGCCGCTTACTCCTATGAAGAAGCTCGCTCACAGCTGGTCGATATCGTTGCGCGCCTCGAACAAGGAAACATCCCTCTGGAAGAGGCACTCGAATTGTGGGAACGCGGTGAAGCCCTAGCCCGCCGCTGCGAAACCTGGCTGACAACCGCCCGCGAGCGCCTCGCGCAAGCACAGCAACGCACTGATGACGCACTCGCAACAAACCAAGGTGAGAACTGA
- a CDS encoding DNA recombination protein RmuC, giving the protein MTIDLGVFLIFIAIALASGGAIGWFAALSQERGRAQAVRDELSQARADVLFVRGQAEQLERENSYLHEQIDSKNSTAQALAPISQQLGTVDSFVRALESKTTQQFSALTNQLQTEARVSAQLSRTTESLNAALRNSTVRGSWGEVQLRRIIEVAGMLERVDFDEQRANSQFSDSGQGKGRPDVTVHLPNGAHIAIDAKVPMASYLAAHDISETDLEAASERAELLRAHAKAVKNHVATLKKRNYPADFPHSPQLTIMFLPSEALLSEALEADSQLLEYALADGIILASPVSLLALLRSVAAVWRSAQASEQAQEIVIAGKQLVDRLSVFVGHLSKLGSSLSSSVTSYNKAVSSLESRVLVTYRKFDSLGDKATELTAATAVLSSDQTAIRELTATEFDDVLGDNTELDGGKQP; this is encoded by the coding sequence ATGACTATTGATCTGGGTGTATTTTTGATTTTCATCGCCATCGCGTTGGCTAGTGGCGGAGCTATTGGCTGGTTCGCGGCGCTTAGCCAAGAGCGCGGGCGGGCTCAAGCTGTTCGTGATGAGCTCAGTCAGGCGCGTGCGGATGTACTTTTTGTGCGTGGCCAGGCAGAACAGCTTGAACGTGAAAATTCGTATCTTCACGAGCAAATAGATAGTAAGAACTCTACAGCTCAAGCCCTTGCTCCAATTTCTCAGCAGTTAGGTACAGTGGATTCGTTTGTTCGTGCGTTGGAATCAAAAACGACACAGCAGTTTTCTGCGTTAACTAATCAATTACAGACAGAGGCGCGGGTGTCGGCTCAGCTTTCGCGCACTACAGAATCATTGAATGCTGCGCTGCGGAATTCGACTGTTCGCGGTTCGTGGGGCGAAGTTCAGCTTCGGCGAATCATCGAAGTTGCAGGAATGTTAGAGCGCGTTGATTTTGATGAACAGCGGGCAAACTCGCAGTTCTCTGATTCGGGTCAAGGCAAAGGTCGTCCTGATGTCACTGTTCATCTTCCTAATGGCGCACATATCGCAATTGATGCCAAGGTTCCGATGGCCTCTTATCTTGCCGCTCATGACATATCGGAAACAGATCTGGAAGCTGCCAGCGAGCGTGCGGAGTTACTTCGTGCGCATGCAAAAGCTGTAAAGAATCATGTCGCTACGTTGAAGAAACGAAACTATCCGGCTGATTTTCCGCATTCCCCGCAACTAACGATTATGTTTTTGCCTTCTGAAGCGTTGTTGTCTGAAGCTTTGGAAGCTGATTCCCAGCTCTTAGAGTATGCGCTAGCAGATGGAATTATTTTGGCTTCGCCTGTTTCTTTGCTAGCTCTCCTGCGTTCAGTTGCCGCGGTTTGGCGTTCTGCCCAAGCTAGTGAGCAGGCCCAAGAGATCGTGATAGCTGGCAAACAACTTGTTGATCGCCTCTCAGTGTTCGTTGGGCATCTGAGCAAGCTTGGAAGCAGTCTGTCTTCCAGCGTCACGTCCTACAATAAGGCAGTATCATCTCTTGAATCTCGCGTTCTTGTCACCTATCGCAAATTCGATTCGCTGGGAGATAAGGCCACAGAGCTGACTGCCGCTACAGCCGTGCTCTCTTCCGATCAGACAGCGATTCGTGAACTGACCGCTACCGAATTCGATGATGTCTTGGGCGACAACACTGAGTTGGATGGCGGCAAGCAGCCTTAG
- the trhA gene encoding PAQR family membrane homeostasis protein TrhA: MHNEKESSTPIPLEPLKPQLRGWLHAVTAPLALANGIVSAIFAPDAGATVACLVFMAASFFLFANSGVYHIGSWSPRADAVLRRIDHSNIFFLIAGTYTPLSVMLLRPMEQLTVLLIVWGGAFIGSLSRIFWLDAPRFLYVSLYIALGWVAVWYLPQFWTNGSPAIVWLVLAGGISYTVGAVFYAFSWPNPWPRMWGFHEFFHLGTLGGFVCHVVAVWLAIFA, from the coding sequence ATGCATAACGAAAAAGAATCGTCTACTCCCATTCCACTCGAGCCGCTAAAACCGCAACTTCGGGGCTGGCTGCACGCTGTGACAGCGCCGCTGGCGTTGGCAAACGGCATCGTATCGGCGATTTTCGCTCCGGATGCGGGCGCTACTGTAGCCTGTTTAGTTTTCATGGCCGCTTCTTTTTTCTTGTTCGCCAATTCTGGCGTTTATCATATCGGCTCGTGGAGTCCTCGAGCGGATGCTGTTTTGCGGCGTATCGATCACTCTAATATTTTCTTCCTGATAGCCGGCACATATACGCCACTGTCAGTCATGCTGTTGCGTCCAATGGAGCAACTAACAGTGCTCCTTATCGTCTGGGGCGGGGCTTTTATTGGCTCGCTATCACGAATTTTCTGGCTCGATGCACCACGTTTTCTTTATGTTTCGCTCTATATCGCACTGGGTTGGGTAGCAGTTTGGTATCTACCCCAGTTCTGGACGAATGGTAGCCCCGCTATCGTGTGGCTAGTGTTAGCCGGCGGTATTTCCTACACCGTAGGCGCGGTGTTTTATGCGTTCTCATGGCCTAATCCGTGGCCACGAATGTGGGGATTCCATGAGTTTTTCCATCTTGGTACGCTGGGCGGGTTCGTGTGCCACGTGGTTGCTGTTTGGCTGGCTATTTTCGCCTGA
- a CDS encoding FKBP-type peptidyl-prolyl cis-trans isomerase, whose product MMTVELPVVSGSFGDTPTITYPTPEPPRGLKVVLLEEGNGKVVQAGDEVEVNYHGQIWNGELFDSSYFRSEPTRFPIGVGMVIKGWDQALVGKQVGSRVMIIVPPEKGYGPAGNPRAGIKGDDVLVFVVDILGVTQTAFSTHFTR is encoded by the coding sequence ATGATGACAGTTGAACTTCCAGTCGTCTCCGGTTCTTTTGGAGACACACCAACTATCACGTATCCGACTCCCGAACCACCTCGCGGCTTGAAAGTTGTTCTTCTAGAAGAAGGCAACGGCAAGGTCGTACAGGCTGGCGACGAAGTCGAGGTGAACTACCACGGCCAAATCTGGAACGGAGAACTTTTTGACTCGTCGTATTTCCGCAGCGAGCCCACCCGTTTTCCAATCGGTGTCGGCATGGTTATCAAGGGCTGGGATCAGGCCCTAGTCGGCAAGCAGGTTGGTTCTCGTGTCATGATCATAGTGCCACCAGAGAAGGGCTACGGACCGGCCGGTAATCCACGTGCTGGCATTAAAGGTGATGACGTTCTGGTGTTCGTCGTCGATATTCTCGGAGTAACACAAACAGCTTTCTCCACGCATTTCACGCGTTAA